AGAGTTCGGTAGCTATTAGTCGAAGAGCATATCGGTCGTGTAATTTCGACGATCGTCCAGCGCTCGAAGCGCAAAATCGCGAGTACGTCTCGATCGCATGAATACACTCTCATACACAGAAATATATACGTTATACACTATTGCGAAGAATAGTTGAATCAATGTGTACGTTATCATGAAAGCGTTATACTTGGGACTCTCGAGTAATGTTTAGCGAAGAAATGTTACGTCGTTGCGGAGCCATGCCTCTATTAGCCCACGAAGAAAAGGCTAGCGTGTTACATATAAATAACTGTAAATAAGTGAACAAAGAAACGAACGACGCGCGTGATTCGTCGAGGAAGATGGACGTATCACGgtgaagaggaagaaggaggATTCGAAAAACGCGTCGAATTAAATCAGACGGAACAGAAATAAACGATACTCGAAGAGGAGTAGCGTATCGAAACGAAGCATCACATCGtcgtataattattttttttttttttcttctttgatcaTCATCCTCCCGAAACCCATAGGTTCTTGCCATTAAATCGTCCTCGCGAGCGATATCCTTCgtttttgaaaaaagaaaacggtCGAACCGACGAAGGAGGATCCTGTCGACGAGGACGAGAATAAGCAGTCAATTATTGTACGAGAGAATgttaaatgtaattaatacGACAATACTGTAGCCACGAGAGGATCTACGATCGACATTTGTATCGTAATCCTTCTCGTCGCGACACAtatttcttcctcttcgtctTCTTTTCGATGTTTTAATGTTTTAATGTACGTGGGGAGATTGGTCGGGTCCTTTTAtgcttcctcttcttcgtccctccaatttcaatgatttttatcAATCCTTTACAACATAAAAACAAAACCCTTCTttggatttccaaatttatttccatatcttaggacaatatttaaaaatttcatggGACTCTCAAATAATGAGGATTGCagcaaattttaaattattatattaacgTGTGTTAAAGCATCCTTCGTTTAAAATTTGAGGAAAGATTCATAATTCGAGGGTTGATAATTAATGAAAGGGAACCGATGAAGAGGAATTCTCATTAGACCACTGTGCTAGTCAAAATTCGGTGTAAGCCTCGATGGACGAGGTGCTGGTAATGACCCGATCTTTCTTCTCCCTTcgtcattttttttaaatttttctgtttcatcGTTTTCGCGGTTTTCCAACCGCGACGCGATCGTTGTCTCGTCTCTTATATTGTATGTTTCAAATTCTGTGTTCGCGGGAACCTGAACTAACCGAGTTAACATTAATTTAACACCAGtcattatataataattatcgaattaattatttacttatttacgCTCTATTATTACCGTACGATCACGCAATAACTGTATTGTTGCATACCGGAACGGTATGTTCTTTATAGATGTAACGATAATAAACCCATATTCGAAGCGTAAGACGcgttgtatttttaattaacatagGAACCAGCAATATTGTGTAGCCTAATTTTTTCCCATTTTTAGGCAGAACTCATTTCTTGTTTTCAACGTAGTCTTGGAtcgaatttaataaaaattgaaacattttctacgacagaaggaaaagaaaccAGAAAATTTTCACAGCCGATATTTCATTCATATCGAGTGGAATGGAGTCTGTTGAGTTCGCAGATATGGTAAGTAGAAGACTATCTCTCGATTACCGTTAGTAGATTATATTGGAATGAGCAGCATCGTAAATAAAAGAAGTATTTCCAGTTAGCTTCCTCTCGCGTATCGTCCATATTAATCAAACATCCATGCATAatttatacaataaaatattgattctCCAATAGAATTAAATAATCCATTTTTGACATGAAGTATATATCAATAAAGTGgagagaaataaatgaaaaataatggTGTTGAAATATTAAGAACGTCAGAAGATAATCGTTAACTTGACTATCTTATCCAAAAACTGATAAGACTATCGTGATGATCTTTGAATTCATAATGGGTTCATCGCCCTTGAAGGGTTTGAACCGGAAGGACTTCCTTTTGAAAAGTAGAGTCACATTCCACTAACCTCGGTCCACTGTTGCTAGAGAAGGAGCTTGAGTACTGAATACCATAGAGAAATCCCGTAAGCCAGGCCTGTGGGGCAGACCGGTGAAACTGTCGTTTTTCGTTTACGCTCACAAGTCCGGCTCCGACTACGAGAACAGTCAATAAGGAGCCTTCGAGAAGATCACATATCCTGGCCTGATTCAGGCCGACCATGGCTGTCGACGTTCAGTCGATCCTGCAGCTCGTATTTTGTTTGTCAATGATCATTTCATTGAATCTGATCGATGCTCGACCGAACCGCGTTGATTTTGAACTTTTCACTTGGGAAAATGACAATTGCTCCTCAGTGAACAAGGACGATTTATTTCTTGAAGAGGAAAGGGAAACGAATAGGTTTGTGTCGCCTAATGTGAACTTGAATTCTTGTTACGGTGAATATTTAGCAAAATTAGGATTCTTCATGGACTTTGTTTCAGATACATAAACGAGAAAGATGTACTATTAAACGAAACTAATGGTGGTTCAAATAACGAAGATAGCAGAGGATTTTCCTTTGGCGACATCGTAGAATCAATGTTTTCTGCAGTGGCGAGTGGACTTGGGTCTATCGTCACCAGTTTCATAGGCACAGAGAAAAGCTCCAAACCACGATCTACCAGGGTTAATTACAGAAACTATCAATTAATCAGATTGTTCCCTAGCAGTCAGAGCCAGGTGAAAGAATTGAAGGAACTTATGGATACTGAACCTGAGGATGTAAAATTCTGGACACAACCGATGAGCAACAAGTATACTACACTTTTGCACTCGTTTTATGTTTCATCGAACagtaataaaaaagatattgaTTATTTTAGGACGACAGACGTGGTGGTCTCGCCAGATCTTGTCTCAGATGTGAAGACGTTTCTCAGGAATAAAGGAATTGACTTCAAAGTGCTGATATCCGATCTTCAGGTATGAAATAATTaggtaatatttttctaatacatTTTTTCTCGACATTTATCTTTTTTTGTAATAGAAAATGATAGCTCATCAAAATCCAAAGATGAGCAAAGAACAACGCGAAGATCTCGTCACCAGTCGAGGTCACAGCATGACTTGGAAGAGATATCATCGATACGGAGGTAATAATCTCACAATTGTAATTGCTACAAAAttaatcttcttcttctacagAAATTGGGAAACTGTTAGATCGTCAAACGATTTTCTTTCAGATATCGTTAGATACATGGAATATTTAGCCTTCAGGTACCCAAGGCTGGTAGAATTGATAACAATTGGCAACAGTTTTGAGGGGCAACCCATTAAAATGgtgaaaatttcatctggtCCAACTAAGGATGGCGATGACAAACCAGCGATCTGGATAGATGCCGGTAAGTCCCAGTTTCTTCAACATATTCTTCCGAGAACACGTTTACCTAGTTACCTTAAAGAAATTCATAAAAGATAGAAGGTTTTGTATGCATGTACGTACTTCACATTCATTTAGTTAACTCTAGAATTCTAGCGTTTGACATGAAATCTTGATCTTTATCAAACGTGACATTAAATCTCTCCTAGACTTTGCATAAGATGAAAGATCTTTTGTACGAGGCAATTTCTAATGCAAATTCATGCCTTCGCTTTGATATGCAAATGCAGCTATTTTTCTTAAAGATTCTAAACACTACTcagttttatgaaaaataaattattcaagcaAGAAAGTTGTGCATTGAAATCACTTGCAATGCAAGGTTTTGTTAATTGATTGCGTTGTATAAATGATATCTGGATCGAAGCATATCATGGCTCTCATGAAACTTCATCGAAAGTTTGAAGTACTTGATAATAATTGAAAGGATTACGATATCTCTTTTTGTTATTAGTTTCTGATGAAATTTCGATTGAATTTGCATCAGAATCGATGTCTACCTTTCTGCAGAAAAAAGTCGAAATATGAAGGACGAATCGCTCAATCTTCTGTCATTACGAAgagatattaattacaatatttaatcttTCTAATTCCAATTTTATTACGGAAATATTCCTACTTGAAGAAACCTTacatttctgaaattttattaaatttcaatcaaaTTTCGATCCATTCTCTTTCTTACGTTACCAAGAATGTTTTGCTGAATTTATACACGCAAAGAATTTTCGTGTCCACCGTGTTTCATGGGATATGTCCCGTTACCTGTCGCTTTTTTTCGAATTGTCTTGGTATTCGGTAGGTATGCACGCACGTGAATGGATCAGCACCGCAGTCGCGACCTACATTATGAGCCAGCTGGTCGAGAAGAACAGCAGCTACTCAAAATTGCTGGACAGTTCCGATTGGATGATTCTACCTGTCGCGAATCCTGATGGCTACGAGTTCACTCACACTGGTGACAGATTGTGGCGAAAGACTCGAAGCAATCATGGGGATGATCAGGACGACAGTCGGTACGATCCTCCTGTAAAAATCAGCTTCACAAAACCTGAAGCTTTAATCAGAGCTAGTAATAATTTAGTGTTAGTCGATGATTTGCTAATCGTCTATATAGGTCCGTCCATTATAGTCTGCTTCAGTTGGTGAGCCATTATACTAGATGGTTATGGGGTAAATGCGAGGGTGTCGACCCGAATCGTAATTTTGGATACCATTGGGGTGAAGTGGCGGAGGGTGGGGCGAGTTTGGACCCTTGCCACGAAACATACGCTGGTCCGCACGCGTTCTCCGAGCGGGAAACCAAGGCGATGGCCGAGTACATACTGGCCAACAAAGAGAATATTAGGTAGATCAATGGaacatataaattttcaagaagTAGGGGAACTgataatgaatgaaatttacaGGATGTACTTAACATTGCACTCCTATTCACAAATGTGGCTGGTGCCATGGGGATACACGTACTCGAAACCCTCTGACTATTCCGAATTAGTGAGTGCAGCGAAAAAAGCTATCGGTGCAATTTCGAAGGTGCACGGTACCAATTACAAACTTGGTCCGTCAGCTGATTTATTGTATCCGACTTCAGGTACGACAACGACGAGAGTAAATATTTTGTCTACGGGAACTAGAAAATATTGGATTGTGATCGTTTTCTGTCATAGAGTCATTTTCAAGGTCAAAACACATCATTTCTATATGTTTATTATTActtctttattaatttacatctTCAGACTAATAATTTTAGGTATTGAAGATTCAATGTGTTCCTGATTTTCCACTCAAATTTAAATTCacttgtaataaaaaatgaaggaagtctaaatattttttcttaaatgTCACGTTTGGACCCTTTTTGGTACcatttaactttaattttttaGGCTCTTCTGATGATTGGGCCAAAGGTGTAGCTGGAATAAAGTACGCCTACACCCTGGAGCTTCGCGATCGTGGGACTTATGGATTTCTTCTTCCAGCGAGTCAAATCGTACCTACAGCACGCGAAATCTGGGCTGGAATCAGGATGATCGCTCGTTTAGTCACTTGCAACACGTGAAATTCGTCGTGGGTGGGCATAATGATTTCAGCGTAATACGGACTCATGAAACGTCCCTGGTATCAGTTTCAATTTGAACCTATATCGTACATTTGTAGATATCATAATAAAGATATGTCTCGACAGATGTTGATAACTGCCCATCAAATCGATGATTCACCGGCTGTTTTTTAACGGTGAATTTCGTTTGTTTACAACGTCCTTGAATGTACAGTGTAAAGTTCAGCAGATTGGACCTTCTACAACGTCATCGAAAGAATTACCATGACTAAAGTAATTACTAGCAGGTCATTTTAATGATTCGATTGATTTTATCCATGAAAGATCTGTAAATACTGTAAATCTTGTCATGTATTTAGTTAAGTAGTATGTATTCATTTaatagaatttaataaataaacattaagaagaaaatgtttaaatatagTATCTTTGGAGTTTCCATCAATACAATCTATTTAACATGTGAACGATTttacttgaaaaataaaaaacaagaCTCTTTCCAAGTAATCAGGAAAGAAATCGCGATACTGGATGATAATAGTAACGCTTCTGTTAAAATGATGTGTCTGCCAAAAACAAATTCATGAGAACTTGGAATTATCACTAGATAATGAAGCGTAACAGCATATATAAATCGTAGTTTCAACCTGATCTTAGAAGTTCCTTCCAAACACGCGAGTAACAATGTTGACCAAGTGTGCTTTGGCTGCCATCTTCGTGCTCCAGGGtaagaatttaaatattttcttactCCTCGAATTCATtcagaaattaatataattatactgtcatattttcttcttaatttcaCTTGGAATTAAAACTTGTCTTTTTAGTATGCTGGGCCATCCCCTACGACCTGACACCACGTATCACCGATGGTGAAGACGCCACGCCTGGTGAATTCCCTTACCAAGTATCCATACAATGGGGAGTCCCATCCCTTATTAAATACAGCCACATCTGCGGTGGTTCTATCTTAAATGAATGGTACATCCTAACCGCTGGACACTGTATCCAGAAGATTGGACAACTGAGGGTTATAGCTGGCAAATACTACCTGCAGAAGGACGAGGACACTGAACAAACTATCGACGTTGCCAAGACTATCGTCCACGCTGAATACCCAGGGTAGGAATTGAATCTTCATCAAAATCAATATTCCATgcgaaaataattaaatgatgCGGCATTAAtcgattaaaagaaattttgctATTTCTACGAACTGTATTTTGTTGAGGATGGTTATCAACCCCTGGACAGTGGGCCATTGAAATTGCGTTTTCTaaactttttaatattccaaatattattttctaccTATATATGACATTTTTAGTGACCTTCCGCTGAATCTCTCTCTTCATTACTTTTCAAAAAATTCACGAAATGTATAACGGAAAGGTCGAAAATGAGATTCAAAACGAGATCAGCCAACTTGATCTCCTATCACATCTTTCTTGGTTGTTCGATAATCCACAATCTCAGTTCGGCATTCTCTATTACCTACGGAAAGATGATGAGTTAAGCTAAACAACATTCCATTgacttatttcttttttcaattaatttgcAGAGGTGTTGCTCAACACGACATCGCCCTTTTGCGATTGAAGAAACCCCTGATATTTGACAGGAAAGTACAACCCATCAAGCTGCCCGCTCAAGGACAAAAACAAGATGGAGATGTTATTATTAGTGGGTGGGGTTCAACACAAAAAAGCATCCGCCCTACCGTTCTACCAAACAAACTCCAGAAAGCTGTTGTTCCAATCCTGAGCAACGAAGAATGTTTGAAGGAACTGAAATCCAAGCCAATCATTGGTGATCAACCTGAACTCTTCAGCACTCAAGTATGCAGTGGAACTGCCGGCAAGGAAGTGTCTGCCTGCTCCGTAAGTAGATTCAAGGCTCTTTTTGGAGGGCAAAGAATTGTCAGAAAAAGGAATTTTTTCAACTCAtgaatagaaaagaaatttagcaaacgcatttattaatttctattttctttcaatatgcgtttatttctatttcgtATGCAGGGTGACTCTGGTGGCCCACTCGCCCAAGGCCGTGGAGCTGAAGCTGTCCAAGTTGGTATTGCCTCATGGGTGATGATGCCATGTGGATCTACACGCATGCCCTCTGTATACACCCGTGTCGCCTCCTACGTTGACTGGATCCACTGGTACATGGATGAGCGATCAGGCACTCCGCCTACTCCGCCTACTCCGGCTCCTCCGGCTCCTCCGGCTGAAGTACCCGAAGTGACTCCTTCGACTAGTTCGGCTACTACAGTTACAATTTCTTTCCTGAACAAATTCGCTATTACTTGTATTGCAGTAATACTTAACACACTGTGTTTGTAACAAGTCAATGGAGAAATTGAATACAACAAATGAAGAAGCAATAATAGTTTCCTCGGGTATGTGTCGGGTGTGGCGTGTAGGGACAAACATTCAGGGTACGCGGATAGTTCATGATCCGGTCACTTGGGCCACGGATTGTTGGCAAGCGGCCGGTGATGGCCTGCAGCACCATGTCCGGTGTCTCCGGAGTTAGATTTTGAACTTATTGTTTagaatgagagagagagaaggagtGACTGCTGACAAGGTGCTTGTAGCAGAAAAAGCAAGCAGTGTGGATTGAAGAATCTAGTGGAGTAGAGTGGCGATGAAACGTGTTCGTGATTAATTAGTATACATAGTTTAgcttaattttaataaaatacatttataCGCAGTCTGGTTTTCGCGAAACCTTCCAAGGCCACATATGTTCCTTATATCACCATTACTCTTCTTCGTACGTTGCGTGCGAAAGTAACTGCAAGTACAATTCGATAAACTCCAGATATCGATAACTTCTCGTAGAAAGCAAATATTTCTCAAGGACGGGACACTCATGATGGATTGCGGGTGCTCGTGTCCCGATCAAATGGTTACAATCGTATCGATCAAAATAAATCAATCCAAGCAGATTGtatctaaaaattaaaatactggGAGCAATAATGAGAAGTTTCGATTGAGTTTGCATCACAATCGATATCTACCCTTCTGCAGAAAAAAGTCGACGTATAAAGGACGAATCGATCAATCTTCTATCATTACGAACagatattaataacaatatttaatcTTTTTATTAAGGAAATATTCCTACTTGAAGGAACCTTACATTTCTGAAATTCTATTAACTTTCAATCAAATTTCGACCTACCCTCTTTTTTACGTTGCCAAGAATGTTTTACTGAATTCATACACGCAAAGAATTTTCGTATCCGCCGTGTTTCATGAGATCTGTCCCGTTACCTGTCGATTTTTCTCGAATTGTCTTCGTATTCGATAGGTATGCACGCACATGAATGGATCAGCACCGCAGTGGCGACCTATGTACATTATGAGCCAGCTGGTCGAGAAAATCAGCAGCTACTTAAAATTGCTGAACAATTCCGATTGGATGATTCTACATGTCGCCAATCCTGATGGCTACGAGTTCACTCACACTGGGGACAGATTGTGGTGAAAGACTCGAAGCAATCATGGGGATGATCAGGACGACAGTCGATACGATTCTCCTGTAAAAATCTGCTTCAGAAAACCTGAAGCTTTAATTACGAGCTAGTTATAATTTACTGTTAGTCGATGATTTGCTAATCGTCTTTATATGTCCGTCCATTATATGCTGCTTTAGCTGGTGAACCATTATACTAGATGGTTATGGGGTAAATGCGAGAGTGTCGACCCGAATCGTAATTTTGGATACCATTGGGCTGAAGTGGAGGAGGGTAGGGCAAGTTTTGACCCTTGCCATGAAGGCGATGGCCGAACACATCCTGGCGAACAAAGAGAAGATTAGGTAGATAAATGggagatattaattttccagTTTTAGGCGAAATgataatgaatgaaatttacaTGGTGTACTTAACGTTGCACTCCTATTCGCAAATGTGGCTGGTGCCATGGGGATACACGTACTTGAAACCCTCCGACTATTCCGAATTACTGAGTGCAGCGAAAAAAGCTATCGGTGAAAATTTCGAAAGTACGCGATACCAATTACAAACTTGGTCCGTCAGCTGATTTATTGTATCCGATTTCAGGTACGACAACGACGTGAGTAAATATTTCGTCTGCGTGAACTAGAAAATATTGGATCGTTATCGTTTTCTGGTTGAGAACTAATTAGTGGAGCAGAAACGATACCGCCGTACTCGTTaactaattaaattgattgctATTACATCTATTCGATAACCTAGATACGAAGTTTGCTTCTTGAGATTATAGTATTTGTCACGATGATATAACATACACAATTAATAGGGTCATTTTCAAGGTCAATACACATCATTTCTatatgtttattattattcttttattgaTTTACCTTTTCAGACTAAAAATTTCAGGTATTAAAGATTTAATGACTTTCTAGTTTTCCAcaccaaaaatttgaaattcaccTCTAACAAAAAATGATCGGACTCTAAATATTTTTGCTTCAATGTGATGTTTGGACCCTTTTTGGTACtatttaactttaattttttaagtaCTTCTGATGATGAGCCATAGGTGTAGCTGGAATAAAATACGCCTACACCCTGGAGATTTGCTATTGTGGTACTTACGGAATTCTTCTTCCAGCGAGTCGTGCC
The sequence above is drawn from the Osmia bicornis bicornis chromosome 14, iOsmBic2.1, whole genome shotgun sequence genome and encodes:
- the LOC114879966 gene encoding carboxypeptidase B-like isoform X4 — translated: MAVDVQSILQLVFCLSMIISLNLIDARPNRVDFELFTWENDNCSSVNKDDLFLEEERETNRYINEKDVLLNETNGGSNNEDSRGFSFGDIVESMFSAVASGLGSIVTSFIGTEKSSKPRSTRVNYRNYQLIRLFPSSQSQVKELKELMDTEPEDVKFWTQPMSNKTTDVVVSPDLVSDVKTFLRNKGIDFKVLISDLQKMIAHQNPKMSKEQREDLVTSRGHSMTWKRYHRYGDIVRYMEYLAFRYPRLVELITIGNSFEGQPIKMVKISSGPTKDGDDKPAIWIDAGMHAREWISTAVATYIMSQLVEKNSSYSKLLDSSDWMILPVANPDGYEFTHTGDRLWRKTRSNHGDDQDDSRLLQLVSHYTRWLWGKCEGVDPNRNFGYHWGEVAEGGASLDPCHETYAGPHAFSERETKAMAEYILANKENIRMYLTLHSYSQMWLVPWGYTYSKPSDYSELVSAAKKAIGAISKVHGTNYKLGPSADLLYPTSGSSDDWAKGVAGIKYAYTLELRDRGTYGFLLPASQIVPTAREIWAGIRMIARLVTCNT
- the LOC114879966 gene encoding carboxypeptidase B-like isoform X2, with the protein product MAVDVQSILQLVFCLSMIISLNLIDARPNRVDFELFTWENDNCSSVNKDDLFLEEERETNRYINEKDVLLNETNGGSNNEDSRGFSFGDIVESMFSAVASGLGSIVTSFIGTEKSSKPRSTRVNYRNYQLIRLFPSSQSQVKELKELMDTEPEDVKFWTQPMSNKTTDVVVSPDLVSDVKTFLRNKGIDFKVLISDLQKMIAHQNPKMSKEQREDLVTSRGHSMTWKRYHRYGDIVRYMEYLAFRYPRLVELITIGNSFEGQPIKMVKISSGPTKDGDDKPAIWIDAGMHAREWISTAVATYIMSQLVEKNSSYSKLLDSSDWMILPVANPDGYEFTHTGDRLWRKTRSNHGDDQDDSRSVHYSLLQLVSHYTRWLWGKCEGVDPNRNFGYHWGEVAEGGASLDPCHETYAGPHAFSERETKAMAEYILANKENIRMYLTLHSYSQMWLVPWGYTYSKPSDYSELVSAAKKAIGAISKVHGTNYKLGPSADLLYPTSGSSDDWAKGVAGIKYAYTLELRDRGTYGFLLPASQIVPTAREIWAGIRMIARLVTCNT
- the LOC114879966 gene encoding carboxypeptidase A2-like isoform X1 translates to MAVDVQSILQLVFCLSMIISLNLIDARPNRVDFELFTWENDNCSSVNKDDLFLEEERETNRYINEKDVLLNETNGGSNNEDSRGFSFGDIVESMFSAVASGLGSIVTSFIGTEKSSKPRSTRVNYRNYQLIRLFPSSQSQVKELKELMDTEPEDVKFWTQPMSNKTTDVVVSPDLVSDVKTFLRNKGIDFKVLISDLQKMIAHQNPKMSKEQREDLVTSRGHSMTWKRYHRYGDIVRYMEYLAFRYPRLVELITIGNSFEGQPIKMVKISSGPTKDGDDKPAIWIDAGMHAREWISTAVATYIMSQLVEKNSSYSKLLDSSDWMILPVANPDGYEFTHTGDRLWRKTRSNHGDDQDDSRSVHYSLLQLVSHYTRWLWGKCEGVDPNRNFGYHWGEVAEGGASLDPCHETYAGPHAFSERETKAMAEYILANKENIRMYLTLHSYSQMWLVPWGYTYSKPSDYSELVSAAKKAIGAISKVHGTNYKLGPSADLLYPTSGTTTTRVNILSTGTRKYWIVIVFCHRVIFKVKTHHFYMFIITSLLIYIFRLIILGIEDSMCS
- the LOC114879966 gene encoding carboxypeptidase A2-like isoform X3 — translated: MAVDVQSILQLVFCLSMIISLNLIDARPNRVDFELFTWENDNCSSVNKDDLFLEEERETNRYINEKDVLLNETNGGSNNEDSRGFSFGDIVESMFSAVASGLGSIVTSFIGTEKSSKPRSTRVNYRNYQLIRLFPSSQSQVKELKELMDTEPEDVKFWTQPMSNKTTDVVVSPDLVSDVKTFLRNKGIDFKVLISDLQKMIAHQNPKMSKEQREDLVTSRGHSMTWKRYHRYGDIVRYMEYLAFRYPRLVELITIGNSFEGQPIKMVKISSGPTKDGDDKPAIWIDAGMHAREWISTAVATYIMSQLVEKNSSYSKLLDSSDWMILPVANPDGYEFTHTGDRLWRKTRSNHGDDQDDSRLLQLVSHYTRWLWGKCEGVDPNRNFGYHWGEVAEGGASLDPCHETYAGPHAFSERETKAMAEYILANKENIRMYLTLHSYSQMWLVPWGYTYSKPSDYSELVSAAKKAIGAISKVHGTNYKLGPSADLLYPTSGTTTTRVNILSTGTRKYWIVIVFCHRVIFKVKTHHFYMFIITSLLIYIFRLIILGIEDSMCS
- the LOC114879968 gene encoding trypsin-1-like, giving the protein MLTKCALAAIFVLQVCWAIPYDLTPRITDGEDATPGEFPYQVSIQWGVPSLIKYSHICGGSILNEWYILTAGHCIQKIGQLRVIAGKYYLQKDEDTEQTIDVAKTIVHAEYPGGVAQHDIALLRLKKPLIFDRKVQPIKLPAQGQKQDGDVIISGWGSTQKSIRPTVLPNKLQKAVVPILSNEECLKELKSKPIIGDQPELFSTQVCSGTAGKEVSACSGDSGGPLAQGRGAEAVQVGIASWVMMPCGSTRMPSVYTRVASYVDWIHWYMDERSGTPPTPPTPAPPAPPAEVPEVTPSTSSATTVTISFLNKFAITCIAVILNTLCL